The Candidatus Desulfatibia profunda genome segment TCGGTCGCTCAGAGCTCTTCAGGCATTTGGGACTCAGTTACAAAAAAATCGAAGCCAACGGATTTTTTCTGCCGTTGGCCGAGGTCCACTGCAAGTATCTTTTTCCCTCTAAATACGATGACGTATTGATCATAGAAACGACGCTCGATGCACGCGTTAAAGCCGGCATGAAGTTTGACTATCATATTTATAGCGAGGATGAAAAAACGACCTTTGCCAAAGGATACACCAAACATGCCTGTTTGGACCGCAACGGCCGGGTGGTGCGCCCACCTGATTTTTTAACGGCGGTTTTTAACCGCACGGGCCGATCTTCTGTTAGTAATATTTCAGCCACAAAGGCACAAAGGCACAAAGAAGGGGTATAGATTAATAACCTTTATCCAAACACTGATTCAGGCATTGTCAAATTAATCATTTAACCACTTAACTATTTAACCAATCAACCAATCAACGATATCTATAATTTTAAATGCATATAGATTTTTCAAAATTCGACAGATGC includes the following:
- a CDS encoding acyl-CoA thioesterase produces the protein MLSHKTTHRVRYSDTDKMGFVQHANYFRWFEIGRSELFRHLGLSYKKIEANGFFLPLAEVHCKYLFPSKYDDVLIIETTLDARVKAGMKFDYHIYSEDEKTTFAKGYTKHACLDRNGRVVRPPDFLTAVFNRTGRSSVSNISATKAQRHKEGV